The genome window ACCCGGAGGTGGTCAGTTGGCGCTGCCCGGCGCAGGTTACGCGTATGGAGCCACTGGTCGGCGGTTATCGCCTGACCCTCGACGACGAAACCACCCTGGAGTGCGACCTTGCCGTTCTGGCCGATGGTGGTCGCTCCAGCCTGCGCGAGCAGTTGGGGGTCGGCGTACGCAGTCGTCCCTATGACCAGAGCGCCTTGATCGCCAACATCACCCCCAGCGAAGCCCACAATGGCATGGCCTTCGAACGCTTCACCGATGACGGCCCGATGGCCTTGTTGCCGCTGCCGGAGAATCGTTGCGCGCTGGTCTGGACCCGCCAGGGCATGGACGCGCAACGGCTGGCGGCCCTCGACGAGCGCAGCTTCCTCGCCGAATTGCAGGGTGTGTTCGGTTATCGCCTGGGGACGCTGAAGCAGGTGGGTGTACGGCACCTGTACCCGTTGGCGCTGGTGGAGGCCGAAGAGCAGGTCCGTCCGCACCTGGCGATCCTGGGCAATGCCGCCCACAGCCTGCATCCGATTGCCGGGCAGGGGTTCAACCTGTCCCTGCGCGATGCCCAGGCCCTGGCCGATGCCTTGCTCGACAGCGACCGCGAGCCGGGGGATTTTGCTGTGTTGCAAGCCTACCGCGAGAGCCAGCGCATGGACCAGGCCCTGACCGTGGGCTTCTCCGACCAGGTCACGCGGCTGTTCGGCAGCAGCCTGCCGTTGGTGTCCCTGGGCCGCAACCTCGGCTTGCTGGGCCTCGACCTGCTGCCGCCGGCCAAGCGCTGGTTCGCCCGCCAGGCCATGGGGCTGGGGACGCGTCCCGATGCTTGAGGCTGAGGTGGTCATTTCTTTTCATGGGCGGCTGATGTCGCCCGCAAAACAGGCTTAGAGCATGGAATTGCGTGCAGATCTGCTGATTGTCGGCGCCGGTATGGTCGGCAGCGCCCTGGCGCTGGCGTTGCAGGGCAGTGGCCTGCAAGTGTTGTTGCTCGACGGCAGCCCGATGAGCGTCAAGCCCTTCGATCCCCAGGCCGCGTTCGAGCCCCGGGTCAGTGCCTTGTCGACGGCCAGCCAGCGGATCCTCGATCGCCTGGGCGTCTGGCAGGGCATCACCACCCGGCGTACCAGCCCTTACACCGACATGCACGTCTGGGACGGCAGTGGCACCGGGCAGATCCATTTTTCCGCGGCCAGCCTGCATGCCGAGACGCTTGGGCACATCGTGGAAAATCGCGTGGTGCAGGATGCCCTGCTGGACCGCCTGCATGACTGCGACCTGGGCTTGTTGGCCAACGCCCGGCTGGAGCAGATGCGTCGTTCTGGCGACGACTGGCTGCTGACCCTGGCCGATGGCCGCACGTTGCGGGCGCCCCTGGTCATTGCCGCCGATGGCGCGAATTCCGCTGTGCGCCGCCTGACCGGCGTGGCGACGCGCGAATGGGATTACCTGCACCACGCCATCGTCACCAGCGTGCGCAGCACCCGGCCGCATCGGATGACGGCATGGCAGCGCTTCACCGACAACGGCCCGCTGGCGTTCCTGCCCCTTGAGCGTGACGGCCAGCACGACTGGTGCTCGATTGTCTGGTCCACCACCCCCGAAGAAGCGCAGCGCTTGATGGCGCTCGATGACAGCGAATTTTGCAACGAACTGGAACGCGCCTTCGAAGGCCAGCTTGGCCCGGTACTGAGCGCCGACCCGCGCCTGTGCGTACCGCTGCGCCAGCGACATGCCAAGCGCTATGTGGCCGAAGGGCTGGCGTTGATCGGCGACGCGGCCCATACCATCCATCCATTGGCCGGGCAGGGGGTGAACCTGGGCTTCCTCGACGCCGCCGTGCTGGCCGAAGTGCTGTTGCACGCGGCTGGTCGTGGCGAGCGGTTGGCGGACGTGAAGGTGTTGAGCCGCTACGAGCGCCGACGCATGCCCCACAACCTGGCGCTGATGGCGGCGATGGAGGGCTTCGAGCGGTTGTTCCAGGCCGATCCGCTGCCGGTGCGCTGGTTGCGCAACACCGGGCTGAAGCTGGTGGACCGCCTGCCTGAGGCCAAGGCCTTGTTCGTGCGCGAGGCGCTGGGGTTGAGTGGGGACTTGCCGGATTTGGCCAAGGCCTGAGATGTGGGTTGGGGCTTATGGCCTCATCGCGAGCAAGCTCGCTCCCACAGTCGTCACCGGTTCGAATGTGGGAGCGAGCTTGCTCGCGATGAGGCCGTCACAGCCACCTCACTCCATCTGTGCAACATTTGGAAATGTGTCCACCCACTGTTCGATTGAGATGCCAAATGTGAGTCCTTATCATTTGCGCCTCTTTCGCCATCCAGAGACCGCTATCATGTTGGCAACCAAGCGCCTGCTGTCCGTCCTCGCCTTGACCCTGATCGGCACCACTGCCGCCCAGGCCGCCGATGAGGTGGTGGTCTACTCCTCGCGTATCGATGAACTGATCAAGCCGGTCTTCGATGCCTACACCCAGAAAACCGGCGTCTCGGTGAAGTTCATCACCGACAAGGAAGCGCCGTTGATGCAGCGGATCAAGGCCGAAGGCGAGAACGCCACCGCCGACCTGCTGCTCACCGTCGATGCCGGCAACCTCTGGCAGGCCGAGCAGATGGGCATTCTCCAGCCGTTCACCTCCCCGGTGATCGACGCCAACATCCCGTCCCAATACCGCGCCTCGTCCCACGCCTGGACCGGCTTGAGCCTGCGGGCGCGGACCATTGTCTATTCCACCGACCGGGTTAAACCGGGCGAATTGACCACCTATGAAGCGCTGGCCGGCAAAGAGTGGGAAGGCCGTCTGTGCCTGAGGACCTCGAAAAAGGTCTATAACCAGTCCCTGACCGCCACGCTGATCGAAACCCACGGTGCGGAAAAAACCGAGGAAATCCTCAAGGGCTGGGTCAGGAACTTGTCCACCGACGTGTTCTCCGATGACATCGCATTGCTTGAAGCGATCAATGCTGGCCAGTGCGATGTCGGTATCGTCAACACCTACTACTATGGCCGCCTGCACCAGCAGAAGCCGGACCTGAAGGTGAAGCTGTTCTGGCCGAACCAGGCTGATCGCGGCGTGCACATCAACCTCTCGGGCATTGGCTTGACCAAGCATGCGCCGCATCCGGATGCCGCCAAGAAACTGGTGGAGTGGATGACCACGCCAGAAGCGCAAAGCATCTTCGCCGACGTGAACCAGGAGTTCCCGGCCAACCCGAAGGTCGAGCCGTCCAAGGAAGTGGCGGCCTGGGGCTCGTTCAAGGCCGACACCTTGCCGGTGGAAGTCGCGGGTAAACGCCAGGCCGAAGCCATTCGCATGATGGATCGCGCTGGCTGGAATTAACCCCAAGCCAGGCACGATTCCCTGTGGTGGTTATAAAATAGATGCCCGCGCCAATGCGCGGGCATCATCATTTGAACGAGAGCTCCCCTTGGCCCACCCCGCCCAACGCCGCTGGTACCCCCTGGTCTTCGCCATCGCTGCGCTGGTCCTGTTGCCCTTGAGTGTCTTGCTGCTGTCCTGGCAGAGCATCGACCAGCAAATCTGGTCCCACTTGTGGGATACGCAGATGCCGCGCTTGTTGGGCAACACCCTCACCTTGATCCTTGGCGTGGGTGTCGGCGTGACCTTGCTGGGTGTCAGCCTCGCCTGGCTCACCAGCCTGTGTGAATTCCCGGGACGTCGCTGGCTCGATTGGGCGTTGATGCTGCCGTTCGCGATTCCGGCCTATGTGTTGGCGTTCGTTTTCGTTGGCCTGCTGGATTTCGCCGGTCCCGTGCAGACGCTGATGCGTGAATGGTTCGGCAGCGGCCTGCGCCTGCCCCGGGTTCGTTCCACCGGCGGGGTGATCCTGGTGCTGGTGCTGGTCTTTTACCCTTATGTCTATTTGTTGGCGCGCAGTGCCTTCCTGGCCCAGGGCAAGGGCTTGATGGAGGCTGCCCGGGTACTGGGGCAGTCGCCATGGCAGGCGTTCTGGCGCGTGGCGCTGCCGATGGCCCGGCCAGCCATCGGTGCGGGCGTGGCGCTGGCGCTGATGGAAACCCTGGCGGATTTCGGCGCGGTGTCGGTGTTCAACTTCGACACCTTCACCACCGCCATCTACAAGACCTGGTACGGCTTCTTCAGCCTTTCCAGCGCTGCCCAACTGGCCAGCCTGCTGTTGCTGGCGGTGATGCTGGTGCTCTACGG of Pseudomonas fluorescens contains these proteins:
- a CDS encoding 2-octaprenyl-3-methyl-6-methoxy-1,4-benzoquinol hydroxylase; this translates as MRADLLIVGAGMVGSALALALQGSGLQVLLLDGSPMSVKPFDPQAAFEPRVSALSTASQRILDRLGVWQGITTRRTSPYTDMHVWDGSGTGQIHFSAASLHAETLGHIVENRVVQDALLDRLHDCDLGLLANARLEQMRRSGDDWLLTLADGRTLRAPLVIAADGANSAVRRLTGVATREWDYLHHAIVTSVRSTRPHRMTAWQRFTDNGPLAFLPLERDGQHDWCSIVWSTTPEEAQRLMALDDSEFCNELERAFEGQLGPVLSADPRLCVPLRQRHAKRYVAEGLALIGDAAHTIHPLAGQGVNLGFLDAAVLAEVLLHAAGRGERLADVKVLSRYERRRMPHNLALMAAMEGFERLFQADPLPVRWLRNTGLKLVDRLPEAKALFVREALGLSGDLPDLAKA
- the ubiH gene encoding 2-octaprenyl-6-methoxyphenyl hydroxylase, with the protein product MSRVNLAIIGGGLVGASLALALQAGAKARGWRIILIEPFAPGDAWQPSYDARSSALSYGARQIYQRLGVWQEISRRAEPIKQIHVSDRGRFSTARLSAMEEGVPALGYVVENAWLGQCLWQGLDPEVVSWRCPAQVTRMEPLVGGYRLTLDDETTLECDLAVLADGGRSSLREQLGVGVRSRPYDQSALIANITPSEAHNGMAFERFTDDGPMALLPLPENRCALVWTRQGMDAQRLAALDERSFLAELQGVFGYRLGTLKQVGVRHLYPLALVEAEEQVRPHLAILGNAAHSLHPIAGQGFNLSLRDAQALADALLDSDREPGDFAVLQAYRESQRMDQALTVGFSDQVTRLFGSSLPLVSLGRNLGLLGLDLLPPAKRWFARQAMGLGTRPDA
- a CDS encoding extracellular solute-binding protein encodes the protein MLATKRLLSVLALTLIGTTAAQAADEVVVYSSRIDELIKPVFDAYTQKTGVSVKFITDKEAPLMQRIKAEGENATADLLLTVDAGNLWQAEQMGILQPFTSPVIDANIPSQYRASSHAWTGLSLRARTIVYSTDRVKPGELTTYEALAGKEWEGRLCLRTSKKVYNQSLTATLIETHGAEKTEEILKGWVRNLSTDVFSDDIALLEAINAGQCDVGIVNTYYYGRLHQQKPDLKVKLFWPNQADRGVHINLSGIGLTKHAPHPDAAKKLVEWMTTPEAQSIFADVNQEFPANPKVEPSKEVAAWGSFKADTLPVEVAGKRQAEAIRMMDRAGWN